In Primulina huaijiensis isolate GDHJ02 chromosome 16, ASM1229523v2, whole genome shotgun sequence, a single genomic region encodes these proteins:
- the LOC140960816 gene encoding protein GFS12, with amino-acid sequence MGRETKMCFDCLQRRVEADYSGELSFVYGLSDSPLPFGSSAVVQMSDSGGAATSQQLVLSYVPYCEEDCLSKYIDEYSSGEGGYDNAGENIMLSNLERDQVEFSVGISSGKSNSSATTTQCRDRNMFINGLRCEKCRLSSRFSCSRTIASLAPTARIGKASSALSEDLASDFLSGALEDHILHSINLLIDGKSAGHESINFLSLIGIPSFEENGFPGCIRHPNIVPILGILKSSSHINIVLQKTPFTLENIMHYSPDAVKSDWHVIFLIYQLLSALAYIHGLGIAHGNLCPSNIMLNDTGWCWLPIGGSQLLNSEVNLHEECYKCSACGFCFEGCFFSTLYADLSLSESVDWHSSFHRWWLGELSNFEYLLILNRLAGRRWGDHTFSAVMPWVVDFSVKPDENSDVGWRDLSKSKWRLAKGDEQLDFTYSTSEIPHHVSDECLSELAVCSYKARRLPLSVLRTAVRSVYEPNEYPSNMQRLYQWTPDECIPEFYCDPRIFYSLHSGMPDLAVPSWAGTPERFIKLHRDALENNRVSCQIHNWIDITFGYKMYGAAAIDAKNVILPPSISTKPRSMGRRQLFTQPHPPRQKVTGKLCGKKYGYTKAKNNGCKDALPIETDNLRELEEAALFSEKSWHLCPCYNDYLKDRVKDGFSEKELMTDSIDNILSRQSDWVKNFGASPNVDLSYLLEYLEVDDDGSTGFQELFLWSQTFTSKISSKSAADDMFAIGCILAELQLRKPLFGLNSLDLYLESGVLPSPMQELPYHARLIVETCIQKDWSRRPSAKCILESPCFPKSVKSSYLFLSSFHLLANDACRLQYAATFAKHGALKAMGAFGVEMCAPHCLPLLMTSTSDTEAEWAYMLLSEFLKCLKLEAIMKLVVPSIQSILQVSGHSHLKVSLLQGSFMHELWNRIGKQAYLETIHPLIISNLSVAPQKSSSAAATVLLIGSSEELGVPITVHQTILSLILCFGKGICNDGIDALVRIGGLFGENLIVKQILPLLRSVVHSCTDTSYANKSEPLQSWGSLALIDCLTTLDGIVPSLTNDIIIKELTEDRSFMHVKILMRRDLENRVYQTSARSLIRICQQIGADLTAVHVLPKLRELFSELAFSNENDNHVHLGGNLKGQRMKFSKEDGFESRMDLVLILYPPLASLLGIEKLRQCCATWLLLEQFLLRHQNWKWEYTGDPSQSDLEGKNGRRSSYDKNSSSNKMPTKLLLNGVGWSIPQSQGKRGPKNTVPIKNLSEHYQNPVERHVISSASEFQEPWYWFPSAASSLSILDFTSRTTFPKDELPWKIKASIIQSSRAHHGALRSFAVDHNECTVFTAGVGPGFRGNIQRWELSTVDCVMSYNRHEEVVNDIRILASSGRVASCDGTVHIWNGQTGKIISAFSESSLTSTRRIDRDEDNMLHFNPSPSGMISNVFHGSLYTKIDYLEFIDRLVVGTGNGSLRFFDVNSGQKLHLWRGEPTDSSFSPLISSICSSGSAKLHPEDNVAYPSWIAASFSTGYCSLFDMRSGNIISSWQAHDGYVTKLAAASDHLLVSSSLDKTLRIWDLRRNWASEYTVFKGYGDSVSGFSVWGKNVISICKNKIGLCSLASTADEDGQFRVIPQNLYMADGESKNLSMLSAISILPFSRLFLVGTEDGHFKICW; translated from the exons ATGGGAAGAGAAACAAAAATGTGCTTTGACTGTCTTCAAAGACGGGTTGAAGCTGATTATTCCGGCGAACTCAGCTTCGTTTATGGACTCTCCGATTCTCCTCTCCCCTTTGGTTCCTCTGCCGTTGTCCAG ATGTCCGATTCTGGTGGAGCAGCTACATCGCAGCAATTAGTCCTGAGTTATGTACCTTATTGTGAAGAGGATTGCTTGTCTAAATACAT tgacGAGTACAGTTCTGGTGAAGGTGGATATGATAACGCCGGAGAGAACATCATGCTTTCCAATTTGGAGCGGGACCAAGTAGAGTTCAGTGTTGGAATTTCCAGTGGTAAGAGTAATTCGTCAGCTACTACAACTCAATGTCGTGACAGAAACATGTTCATTAACGGGCTAAGGTGTGAAAAATGTAGACTTTCCAGTAGATTTTCTTGCTCAAGGACGATAGCTTCATTGGCTCCAACTGCTCGGATTGGCAAAGCATCCTCTGCGCTCTCTGAAGATCTTGCTTCAGATTTCTTATCTGGCGCACTTGAAGATCACATTTTGCATTCGATAAATCTTCTTATTGATGGAAAATCGGCGGGACATGAGAGTATAAACTTTCTTAGTTTGATTGGAATACCTTCATTTGAGGAGAATGGTTTTCCGGGATGCATACGGCATCCAAACATAGTACCCATTTTGGGAATCCTTAAGTCATCTAGTCATATCAATATAGTGCTTCAAAAGACGCCGTTTACCCTTGAAAACATAATGCACTATAGCCCAGACGCCGTAAAGTCTGATTGGCATgtgatatttttaatatatcagTTACTTTCAGCGCTGGCTTATATTCATGGTTTGGGAATCGCCCATGGGAATTTATGCCCATCCAACATTATGTTAAATGATACAGGTTGGTGTTGGTTACCAATTGGTGGCAGTCAGTTACTGAACTCCGAGGTAAATCTGCATGAAGAATGCTACAAATGTTCTGCCTGTGGTTTTTGCTTCGAAGGATGTTTTTTTAGCACACTCTATGCTGATTTAAGTCTATCTGAATCTGTGGATTGGCATTCTAGTTTCCATAGGTGGTGGCTAGGAGAGTTGAGTAATTTTGAGTATCTTCTCATCTTAAACAGATTAGCGGGTAGGAGGTGGGGCGACCACACATTTTCTGCTGTCATGCCCTGGGTTGTAGATTTTAGTGTGAAACCTGATGAAAATAGTGATGTTGGATGGAGGGATCTAAGCAAAAGTAAGTGGCGCTTGGCAAAAGGTGACGAGCAGTTGGACTTCACTTATTCAACATCCGAAATCCCACACCATGTGTCAGACGAGTGCCTATCTGAACTTGCTGTTTGCAGCTATAAAGCTAGGAGGTTGCCATTGAGTGTCTTGAGAACAGCTGTCCGTTCAGTTTATGAACCTAATGAATATCCCTCTAACATGCAAAGGTTATACCAATGGACCCCTGATGAGTGTATACCCGAATTCTATTGTGATCCACGGATATTTTATTCCCTACATTCTGGCATGCCGGATTTGGCTGTGCCTTCTTGGGCGGGCACTCCAGAGAGGTTCATCAAGTTGCACAGGGATGCCTTAGAAAACAATCGTGTTTCATGTCAAATACATAATTGGATCGACATTACCTTTGGCTATAAAATGTATGGTGCGGCTGCCATTGATgctaaaaatgtaattttgcCACCTTCCATATCCACAAAGCCACGGTCAATGGGACGCCGCCAACTTTTTACTCAACCTCACCCTCCACGTCAAAAAGTTACGGGAAAACTTTGTGGTAAGAAATATGGATATACTAAAGCAAAGAATAATGGGTGTAAGGATGCTCTACCCATTGAAACGGATAATTTACGGGAACTAGAAGAAGCAGCTCTATTCAGTGAGAAATCATGGCATTTATGTCCTTGTTATAATGATTACTTAAAAGACAGAGTGAAGGATGGTTTTTCTGAGAAGGAGCTGATGACGGATAgtattgataatattttatctagACAATCTGACTGGGTGAAGAACTTTGGTGCAAGCCCAAATGTTGATTTGAGTTATCTTCTTGAGtatcttgaggttgatgatgacGGTTCTACTGGATTTCAGGAACTATTTCTTTGGAGCCAAACATTTACCTCGAAGATATCTTCTAAAAGTGCTGCAGATGACATGTTTGCTATTGGATGTATTTTAGCCGAACTTCAGTTGAGGAAGCCACTATTTGGTCTAAACTCATTAGATCTCTACTTGGAGAGTGGTGTCTTACCAAGTCCAATGCAAGAACTGCCTTATCACGCACGACTTATCGTTGAAACCTGCATTCAGAAGGACTGGAGCAG gaGGCCTTCTGCCAAGTGCATTTTGGAATCTCCGTGCTTCCCCAAATCAGTAAAGtcatcatatttatttttgtccTCCTTTCATCTTCTAGCAAATGACGCATGCCGTCTCCAGTATGCTGCTACTTTTGCAAAACATGGAGCACTGAAAGCAATGGGAGCATTTGGTGTCGAAATGTGTGCCCCTCATTGCCTACCTCTTCTAATGACTTCTACCTCAGATACTGAAGCTGAATGGGCTtatatgctattgtcagaatttcTGAAGTGTCTGAAGTTAGAGGCAATAATGAAACTTGTCGTGCCATCTATCCAGTCAATTCTACAG GTTTCAGGCCATTCGCACTTGAAGGTTTCTCTTCTTCAAGGTTCATTCATGCACGAGTTATGGAACCGAATCGGTAAACAAGCATATTTGGAGACAATACATCCCTTGATAATATCAAACCTGTCTGTTGCACCTCAAAAGAGCTCATCTGCTGCTGCCACAGTTCTACTCATTGGGTCTAGTGAAGAGCTTGGCGTGCCGATTACAGTTCATCAG ACAATTCTGTCCTTGATACTCTGTTTTGGAAAAGGGATTTGCAACGATGGAATTGATGCATTGGTTAGAATTG GTGGACTTTTTGGGGAGAACTTGATCGTAAAACAGATTCTACCATTACTAAGAAGTGTTGTCCATTCTTGCACTGATACTTCATATGCCAATAAATCTGAACCCTTGCAAAGTTGGGGATCTTTGGCGTTGATAGATTGCCTGACAACATTAGATGGCATTGTTCCATCCTTGACaaatgatattataattaaggaGCTGACTGAG GATAGAAGTTTCATGCATGTCAAGATTCTAATGCGGAGAGACCTGGAAAATCGGGTATATcag ACTAGTGCAAGGAGTCTTATCAGGATTTGCCAGCAGATTGGTGCCGATTTAACAGCAGTGCATGTTCTGCCGAAACTCAGAGAGTTATTTAGTGAGCTTGctttttcaaatgaaaatgaCAACCATGTCCATTTGGGTGGAAACCTGAAGGGACAGAGAATGAAATTCAGTAAGGAAGATGGTTTTGAAAGCCGCATGGACCTTGT GTTAATATTGTATCCTCCACTGGCTTCTCTGCTGGGAATTGAGAAACTTCGTCAGTGTTGTGCAACATGGCTGCTTCTTGAGCAATTCCTTCTACGGCACCAAAACTGGAAG TGGGAATATACTGGGGATCCCTCTCAAAGTGATTTGGAAGGTAAAAATGGTAGAAGATCTTCTTACGACAAGAACTCGTCATCCAACAAGATGCCTACCAAACTCTTACTCAATGGGGTTGGATGGTCAATCCCACAGTCACAGGGAAAAAGAGGCCCCAAAAATACCGTGCCGATTAAAAATTTGTCAGAGCATTACCAGAACCCTGTTGAGAGGCATGTGATAAGTTCTGCGTCAGAATTCCAGGAACCTTGGTATTGGTTCCCTAGTGCAGCTTCTAGTTTGAGTATTCTTGATTTCACTTCTCGTACAACTTTCCCAAAGGATGAACTCCCATGGAAAATCAAAGCATCTATTATACAATCTAGTCGTGCGCATCATGGAGCGTTGAGATCTTTTGCTGTTGACCACAATGAGTGTACGGTGTTCACAGCAGGAGTTGGACCAGGATTCAGAGGAAACATTCAGAGGTGGGAATTATCAACAGTTGATTGTGTAATGAGTTACAATCGCCACGAAGAG GTTGTAAATGATATTCGTATTTTAGCATCCTCTGGAAGGGTAGCTTCTTGTGATGGAACAGTTCATATATGGAATGGACAAACAGGAAAGATAATTTCTGCATTTTCTGAGAGCTCTTTAACATCCACACGCCGAATCGATAGAGATGAAGACAATATGCTTCATTTTAATCCATCACCAAGTGGAATGATTAGTAATGTGTTCCACGGGAGTTTGTACACTAAAATAGATTACCTGGAATTCATTGATAGACTTGTAGTGGGTACTGGAAATGGATCTCTCAG ATTCTTTGATGTCAATAGTGGTCAGAAACTTCACCTTTGGAGGGGAGAACCCACTGATTCTAGTTTCTCTCCTCTAATATCATCCATCTGCTCATCTGGTTCTGCAAAATTGCATCCGGAGGACAATGTTGCTTACCCCTCTTGGATTGCAGCTTCATTCAGTACTGGCTATTGCAGCCTCTTTGACATGAGAAGTGGCAATATTATTTCGTCATGGCAGGCTCATGATGGATATGTGACTAAG CTTGCTGCAGCTTCAGATCATCTCCTTGTCTCGAGCTCTCTTGACAAAACCTTACGAATTTGGGATCTGAGAAG GAATTGGGCATCAGAATACACTGTTTTCAAAGGTTATGGTGATAGCGTCTCTGGTTTCTCAGTGTGGGGGAAAAATGTGATCTCTAtatgcaaaaacaaaattggCTTATGTTCTTTGGCTAGCACTGCAGATGAG GATGGGCAGTTTCGTGTCATACCTCAAAATCTTTATATGGCGGATGGGGAATCAAAGAACTTGTCTATGCTATCAGCCATTTCCATTTTACCTTTTTCACGCCTTTTTCTCGTTGGAACCGAGGATGGCCATTTCAAAATTTGTTGGTAG